The DNA region TCGTCTTCGATCAGGGGGGAGCGTACCTGCACGGCGATCTGATCCCGTTCCGGATGGCAGGCCGTGTGTACTTCCACCTCTTCGCCCGCGACTTCAAAGCGGCTGATCAGTGTGCCGGTCCACAAATTCAGGTGCTGGTCGACGGCCGTTACGTCGTTGAGCGTTGCTTCGGTACCGTCTTCCCGCACGAACACAAACCCGATCTGCGCCAGGTCCAGACGATGCGGATTGGCACGCAGCCACGCCGCGGCGGGGACGCGCTGGTTGCTGGCGTAGGGCACCGGCCGCCCGTAGGTATCGTAGTCTTCGAGCGTTTCGCGGGTCTGGTAATTTTCCGGATTCGGAAAACGATGCCATCCCCAGCTCGACTGCGTCCCGAGCGGAATGCCGGTGCGGTAAAAGTCCGGGAAGGTTTGCAGGCCGGTGACATCGGCCGTAAAGGCGAAGTTGCCGTTCCCGACCGAGAACGGCGAAAGCGCATCGGGCGCCTGCAGGGTGGGATGATGCCGGCTGACCAGCGCCATCCGGTCGATGGGAGCCTCCTGGGCCAGGGCGGTCGCGAACGGCAGCCACAGCAGCGCCGCTACCATCCCCCCCCTGCGGAGGGAAGCAAATGTGAGCATGAGTAACCGTACGTTGTCTGAAAAGAGAGTCGCGGGCTGCCTATCTATACTCCACGAAATGGCGCGCGGCGCGGCAGGCTATTTTCCGGTGGCGTAGTCGACGACAAATACATCTTCCACCACCTGTAGCTTGCCCAGCAATTCGCCGAACTTCTTGTGGTCGGGGTGAGGCAGGTACGCATCGCGCGACGCTGCATCTTTAAACGTCAACTGATAAACGTGCGTAAAACCCAGGTTCTTTCCCTCCGGACTGTTGTTGACGCCGTGCTCAAAGGCTACGATGCCGGGCACCTTCCCTTTCAGCGCGGCAAAGGCATCGGTCACTTGCTTGATCTGCGCCTCGGTAGCGCCAGGTTTGTACTTGAAAATTACGATGTGGCGGACCTGGTCTTCTTTGGGGGGATCGGTGGGCGTCATGGCAAGCAGGAGGGGCGTAACGGTCAACAGTAAAACAAAGGTGAATAAGGCTTTCATAGGTGTAAGATGGATTGCGTTCCGTAAAATACAGGAAAAAGATGGGCGCACAATTTCATCAAAATTTATTTACCTGAGTCTTTTTCCGCCGTTCGGCTTGCAGGACAGGTGCCAAACCCACCCCTGATGTAGCGCCAGCCATGCTCAAACCATCGAAGCCGTTACTCCGCCTGCCGGTGCTTCCGGTAGTAGCGCATCGATTTTTCGGAGTTGCCGCAGGTCTGCATGTTGCACCACTTCCGGCTGTTGTTTTTGCTCCGGTCCACGTACAGCCAGCCACAGTTGCCGCACAGCTTGACGCGCCCGAGCCAGTCGGCGTGGAGCAAGTCGTAGGCCGACTTCACGACCGGATGGAAGGGCGTCAGCAGATCGACTTTCTCCGCCCGAAAACTCTCGGACACGTGTCGTTCCGGCAAAACGGCGACACGCAACTGCGCCAGGCTTGCGGATAAAGTAGCGTTGAAGGCCGCCAGGACCTCAGGCGGGGGGGCCTGATCCTGAGCGACGGCGTGAAATACCGCAAACACGATTTCGCGAAACGCCAGAATCTTCCCAACTTGAGCTTCTGCCACTTGGGGATGCGCTTCTGCAAACTGTTGGAGCTGAGCAAATTCCTGCGCCGACACGAGTTCTAGCCGCTTGACCCACAACAGCCACTCGGGTACGCCCCGCAGGTAATCGTGCCGGGGTTGCTCGTTCCGGTTTCGGACCGTGTTCGTAAAATTCAGACACAACCACCCACCGTCCAGCTCTGTCGTTTCGATGGTTCGCTCAAACGTGCGCATGCCACAAAGATACAGCACAACCTCTAAAATCCATTTTGCCGGTTAAATACCGTTCGCTACTTTTACACCATCATAAACCATTTTACTGGTTTTAATTATGCAACAGGAAGCTTCTACTCGCACGCTGCTGCTCGCCTACGGGGTGATCTATTTTATCTGGGGAGCCAACTTCATCGCCATCCGCTTTGCGATCGATTCCGTCCCGCCCTTTATGGCCGCTGGGTTGCGCTTTTTCATCGCAGGCTTGTTGCTTTTCCCGATTGCATTCGGCCGTCGTGAACGGATGCCGTCGCTGCGCCAGATCGGGCAGGCGGCTCAGCAGGGATTCTGGCTCAACGTCTGCGGCACCGGAGCGCTGGTCTGGGGCGAGCAGTACATTTCGTCCGGTCTGGCCTCGATCCTGGTATCGGTCGTGCCGATCTGGATGGTGGTGCTGGACGTGCCCAACTGGCGCGCCAATTTTTCGAGCTGGCCGCTGCTGGTCGGGCTGGTGCTGGGCGTGGCGGGGGTGGTGTTCCTCTCCGGCGCGAGCATCCCGACGACCGATTCGTCCGGGTTTTACCTGGGGTTGGCGGCGTTGGTCTTCAGTGCGGTGACCTGGGCCTACGGCTCACTCTATTCCAAGCGGATTGCAGGGCAGGTGTCGATGTTTATGGCGCTGGCCGTTCAGATGACCTCCGCCGGAGCGCTGCTGTTCGTCGCCAGTGCTGTGACGGGCGAATTCACCGGTTTCGCCTTCACCAACGTCACGACCGAAAGTTGGCTGGCCCTGGCCTACATGGTCGCGATCAGTTCCGTACTGGGCTACATCTGTTACATCTGGCTTCTGAAAGTCCGCCCCGCGTCGGAAGTGGGAACGTATACGTTTGTGCATCCGCTGGTGGCGGTGGTGCTGGGCGTTGTGATGGCCGACGAGGTTTTCAATGTCCGCATGCTGATGGCCATGTGCCTGATTCTGGTCGCCGTATTTTTCATCCGCTACCACGCCCCCATCCGGGCGTTCCGCCTTTTTTCCTTCCGCCCATGATCGCACGCACCTGGCACGGCAAAGTCCCTCGCGCGAAGGGCGACGCTTATTACACGTATCTGCAACAAACCGGCCTTGCCGACTACCAGCATACGCCCGGCAACCGGGGCGTGCAGGTGTTGCGCCGCGACGAGGCCGATTACACCCACTTTCTGCTGATCACCCTTTGGGACTCGGTCGAAGCCCTGCAGGCATTTGCCGGCGCGGACTACCAGACCGCCCGTTATTATCCGGAAGATGCGGCATTTTTGGTGGAGTTCGAGCCGGTATATCATTACGAGGTTCTGGTCCGGGAGTAGCCCCATCGGTCC from Catalinimonas alkaloidigena includes:
- a CDS encoding CGNR zinc finger domain-containing protein; translated protein: MRTFERTIETTELDGGWLCLNFTNTVRNRNEQPRHDYLRGVPEWLLWVKRLELVSAQEFAQLQQFAEAHPQVAEAQVGKILAFREIVFAVFHAVAQDQAPPPEVLAAFNATLSASLAQLRVAVLPERHVSESFRAEKVDLLTPFHPVVKSAYDLLHADWLGRVKLCGNCGWLYVDRSKNNSRKWCNMQTCGNSEKSMRYYRKHRQAE
- a CDS encoding antibiotic biosynthesis monooxygenase, which codes for MIARTWHGKVPRAKGDAYYTYLQQTGLADYQHTPGNRGVQVLRRDEADYTHFLLITLWDSVEALQAFAGADYQTARYYPEDAAFLVEFEPVYHYEVLVRE
- a CDS encoding EamA family transporter, with product MQQEASTRTLLLAYGVIYFIWGANFIAIRFAIDSVPPFMAAGLRFFIAGLLLFPIAFGRRERMPSLRQIGQAAQQGFWLNVCGTGALVWGEQYISSGLASILVSVVPIWMVVLDVPNWRANFSSWPLLVGLVLGVAGVVFLSGASIPTTDSSGFYLGLAALVFSAVTWAYGSLYSKRIAGQVSMFMALAVQMTSAGALLFVASAVTGEFTGFAFTNVTTESWLALAYMVAISSVLGYICYIWLLKVRPASEVGTYTFVHPLVAVVLGVVMADEVFNVRMLMAMCLILVAVFFIRYHAPIRAFRLFSFRP
- a CDS encoding Dabb family protein, with protein sequence MKALFTFVLLLTVTPLLLAMTPTDPPKEDQVRHIVIFKYKPGATEAQIKQVTDAFAALKGKVPGIVAFEHGVNNSPEGKNLGFTHVYQLTFKDAASRDAYLPHPDHKKFGELLGKLQVVEDVFVVDYATGK